The sequence GGACAGGCCGCGCCCGAGGCAGGCAAGCGTTCGTGCATAATTTGAGTTTATAGGTCCCCTGCGAGGATGAGGGTCCCGGCAGCTATTCGCCTCTCTCCCACACTCGCTTCCACCCGGAAGAGGAACGTGTGCCCAAAGCGCTTCACCAGCCTTGAATTCAAACGCAAAGTGTCTCCAGGCCCGGCAGGTGATGAAAATTTGACGTCCATCCCGGCCAGGGACAGGGGCCCGGGATCTTCCCCTTCCAAGGCCTCCCTTTCCTCACGGGTCAGGCCCAGGAGGAGGCCGCTGGCCTGGGCCAGAGCCTCTGCCACCAGGACACCCGGCAGGATCGGCCTTTCGGGGAAGTGCCCGGCGAAATACCACTCGCCAGGAAGAGCCGTAAATTCCGCAGTGATTTCTTTTTCAGGTTCGAAAGCCACCACCCGATC is a genomic window of Deltaproteobacteria bacterium containing:
- a CDS encoding beta-hydroxyacyl-ACP dehydratase, producing the protein MTSIWWKAPGTIRRILPHREPFLFVDRVVAFEPEKEITAEFTALPGEWYFAGHFPERPILPGVLVAEALAQASGLLLGLTREEREALEGEDPGPLSLAGMDVKFSSPAGPGDTLRLNSRLVKRFGHTFLFRVEASVGERRIAAGTLILAGDL